The following proteins come from a genomic window of Acinonyx jubatus isolate Ajub_Pintada_27869175 chromosome C1, VMU_Ajub_asm_v1.0, whole genome shotgun sequence:
- the NUDT17 gene encoding nucleoside diphosphate-linked moiety X motif 17 isoform X4: MAAARVLLLLSGRAESPSFAQSVCGLLGAGPGLGPWPTHCGLKRGRLVLSDGPFPGSSARLPLQRPPFCPFAALDQQLRTPGAELPSNRGVDLGVAVLLQSSDWSVLLTRRTRTLSVSPNLWVPPGGHVGLDEELLDGGLRELQEETGLQLPHGQFSWVPLGLWESAYPPRLSWGLPRYHHIVLYLLVVSWESQQQLQARIQPNPSEVSAFMWLGPEIAAAVAAAEDGTETLTHLPRDLPPSVLTVELGEDKRARPLALPTSTLLRTTPTTAEGNERVSAGTKFALRLWLQHLGRACKQERNLGPLPPLAPNQGSGE, from the exons ATGGCCGCCGCGCGGGTCCTGCTGCTCCTGTCCGGGCGCGCGGAGTCGCCGAGCTTCGCCCAGAGTGTGTGTGGCCTCCTGGGCGCCGGGCCAGGGCTCGGGCCGTGGCCCACGCACTGCGGCTTGAAGCGAGGACGACTCGTCCTCTCGGACGGGCCATTCCCTGGCTCCTCGGCCAGGCTTCCGCTCCAG cgACCCCCTTTCTGCCCTTTTGCGGCCCTGGACCAGCAGCTCAGGACTCCGGGGGCCGAGCTGCCCAGCAACCGAGGTGTGGATCTGGGTGTGGCCGTCCTTCTGCAGTCCAGCGACTGGTCTGTCTTGTTAACGCGCAGGACACGCACCCTCAGCGTTTCTCCCAACCTCTGGGTACCCCCAG GTGGGCACGTGGGACTTGATGAAGAG CTGTTGGACGGAGGGCTGCGAGAGCTTCAGGAGGAGACTGGACTACAGCTGCCCCACGGCCAGTTCTCTTGGGTCCCTCTGGGGTTATGGGAG TCTGCCTACCCTCCTAGGCTGAGCTGGGGTCTCCCCAGATACCATCACATCGTTCTCTATCTACTCGTGGTCTCCTGGGAGTCACAGCAGCAGCTGCAG GCCCGGATCCAACCAAACCCAAGTGAGGTGAGCGCCTTTATGTGGCTGGGACCAGAGATAGCAGCTGCCGTGGCTGCTGCAGAGGATGGGACAGAGACACTCACACATCTTCCCCGGGACCTACCACCCTCTGTCCT TACAGTGGAACTAGGGGAGGACAAAAGAGCTCGACCCCTGGCCTTGCCCACATCCACGCTGCTGCGGACGACCCCGACCACAGCAGAAGGCAACGAGAGGGTCAGCGCTGGGACCAAGTTTGCCCTCAGGCTCTGGCTGCAGCATCTGGGCAG ggcCTGCAAGCAAGAACGGAACCTGggaccccttcccccacttgccccAAACCAGGGATCTGGAGAGTGA
- the NUDT17 gene encoding nucleoside diphosphate-linked moiety X motif 17 isoform X3 encodes MAAARVLLLLSGRAESPSFAQSVCGLLGAGPGLGPWPTHCGLKRGRLVLSDGPFPGSSARLPLQRPPFCPFAALDQQLRTPGAELPSNRGVDLGVAVLLQSSDWSVLLTRRTRTLSVSPNLWVPPGGHVGLDEELLDGGLRELQEETGLQLPHGQFSWVPLGLWESAYPPRLSWGLPRYHHIVLYLLVVSWESQQQLQARIQPNPSEVSAFMWLGPEIAAAVAAAEDGTETLTHLPRDLPPSVLPLLPWREDSVKWAKPQGTAQTGAVTMQYSGTRGGQKSSTPGLAHIHAAADDPDHSRRQREGQRWDQVCPQALAAASGQVEPEWQPR; translated from the exons ATGGCCGCCGCGCGGGTCCTGCTGCTCCTGTCCGGGCGCGCGGAGTCGCCGAGCTTCGCCCAGAGTGTGTGTGGCCTCCTGGGCGCCGGGCCAGGGCTCGGGCCGTGGCCCACGCACTGCGGCTTGAAGCGAGGACGACTCGTCCTCTCGGACGGGCCATTCCCTGGCTCCTCGGCCAGGCTTCCGCTCCAG cgACCCCCTTTCTGCCCTTTTGCGGCCCTGGACCAGCAGCTCAGGACTCCGGGGGCCGAGCTGCCCAGCAACCGAGGTGTGGATCTGGGTGTGGCCGTCCTTCTGCAGTCCAGCGACTGGTCTGTCTTGTTAACGCGCAGGACACGCACCCTCAGCGTTTCTCCCAACCTCTGGGTACCCCCAG GTGGGCACGTGGGACTTGATGAAGAG CTGTTGGACGGAGGGCTGCGAGAGCTTCAGGAGGAGACTGGACTACAGCTGCCCCACGGCCAGTTCTCTTGGGTCCCTCTGGGGTTATGGGAG TCTGCCTACCCTCCTAGGCTGAGCTGGGGTCTCCCCAGATACCATCACATCGTTCTCTATCTACTCGTGGTCTCCTGGGAGTCACAGCAGCAGCTGCAG GCCCGGATCCAACCAAACCCAAGTGAGGTGAGCGCCTTTATGTGGCTGGGACCAGAGATAGCAGCTGCCGTGGCTGCTGCAGAGGATGGGACAGAGACACTCACACATCTTCCCCGGGACCTACCACCCTCTGTCCT ccctctCCTGCCATGGCGGGAGGATTCGGTGAAGTGGGCTAAGCCACAAGGCACAGCCCAGACAGGAGCTGTCACCATGCAGTACAGTGGAACTAGGGGAGGACAAAAGAGCTCGACCCCTGGCCTTGCCCACATCCACGCTGCTGCGGACGACCCCGACCACAGCAGAAGGCAACGAGAGGGTCAGCGCTGGGACCAAGTTTGCCCTCAGGCTCTGGCTGCAGCATCTGGGCAG GTAGAGCCGGAATGGCAGCCGAGGTGA
- the NUDT17 gene encoding nucleoside diphosphate-linked moiety X motif 17 isoform X5 → MAAARVLLLLSGRAESPSFAQSVCGLLGAGPGLGPWPTHCGLKRGRLVLSDGPFPGSSARLPLQRPPFCPFAALDQQLRTPGAELPSNRGVDLGVAVLLQSSDWSVLLTRRTRTLSVSPNLWVPPGGHVGLDEELLDGGLRELQEETGLQLPHGQFSWVPLGLWESAYPPRLSWGLPRYHHIVLYLLVVSWESQQQLQARIQPNPSEVSAFMWLGPEIAAAVAAAEDGTETLTHLPRDLPPSVLTVELGEDKRARPLALPTSTLLRTTPTTAEGNERVSAGTKFALRLWLQHLGR, encoded by the exons ATGGCCGCCGCGCGGGTCCTGCTGCTCCTGTCCGGGCGCGCGGAGTCGCCGAGCTTCGCCCAGAGTGTGTGTGGCCTCCTGGGCGCCGGGCCAGGGCTCGGGCCGTGGCCCACGCACTGCGGCTTGAAGCGAGGACGACTCGTCCTCTCGGACGGGCCATTCCCTGGCTCCTCGGCCAGGCTTCCGCTCCAG cgACCCCCTTTCTGCCCTTTTGCGGCCCTGGACCAGCAGCTCAGGACTCCGGGGGCCGAGCTGCCCAGCAACCGAGGTGTGGATCTGGGTGTGGCCGTCCTTCTGCAGTCCAGCGACTGGTCTGTCTTGTTAACGCGCAGGACACGCACCCTCAGCGTTTCTCCCAACCTCTGGGTACCCCCAG GTGGGCACGTGGGACTTGATGAAGAG CTGTTGGACGGAGGGCTGCGAGAGCTTCAGGAGGAGACTGGACTACAGCTGCCCCACGGCCAGTTCTCTTGGGTCCCTCTGGGGTTATGGGAG TCTGCCTACCCTCCTAGGCTGAGCTGGGGTCTCCCCAGATACCATCACATCGTTCTCTATCTACTCGTGGTCTCCTGGGAGTCACAGCAGCAGCTGCAG GCCCGGATCCAACCAAACCCAAGTGAGGTGAGCGCCTTTATGTGGCTGGGACCAGAGATAGCAGCTGCCGTGGCTGCTGCAGAGGATGGGACAGAGACACTCACACATCTTCCCCGGGACCTACCACCCTCTGTCCT TACAGTGGAACTAGGGGAGGACAAAAGAGCTCGACCCCTGGCCTTGCCCACATCCACGCTGCTGCGGACGACCCCGACCACAGCAGAAGGCAACGAGAGGGTCAGCGCTGGGACCAAGTTTGCCCTCAGGCTCTGGCTGCAGCATCTGGGCAG GTAG
- the NUDT17 gene encoding nucleoside diphosphate-linked moiety X motif 17 isoform X2, whose protein sequence is MAAARVLLLLSGRAESPSFAQSVCGLLGAGPGLGPWPTHCGLKRGRLVLSDGPFPGSSARLPLQRPPFCPFAALDQQLRTPGAELPSNRGVDLGVAVLLQSSDWSVLLTRRTRTLSVSPNLWVPPGGHVGLDEELLDGGLRELQEETGLQLPHGQFSWVPLGLWESAYPPRLSWGLPRYHHIVLYLLVVSWESQQQLQARIQPNPSEVSAFMWLGPEIAAAVAAAEDGTETLTHLPRDLPPSVLGTRGGQKSSTPGLAHIHAAADDPDHSRRQREGQRWDQVCPQALAAASGQGLQARTEPGTPSPTCPKPGIWRVRCGTPSPTPLRDIHRTFTTFIVDKNFATTLGIKSKITT, encoded by the exons ATGGCCGCCGCGCGGGTCCTGCTGCTCCTGTCCGGGCGCGCGGAGTCGCCGAGCTTCGCCCAGAGTGTGTGTGGCCTCCTGGGCGCCGGGCCAGGGCTCGGGCCGTGGCCCACGCACTGCGGCTTGAAGCGAGGACGACTCGTCCTCTCGGACGGGCCATTCCCTGGCTCCTCGGCCAGGCTTCCGCTCCAG cgACCCCCTTTCTGCCCTTTTGCGGCCCTGGACCAGCAGCTCAGGACTCCGGGGGCCGAGCTGCCCAGCAACCGAGGTGTGGATCTGGGTGTGGCCGTCCTTCTGCAGTCCAGCGACTGGTCTGTCTTGTTAACGCGCAGGACACGCACCCTCAGCGTTTCTCCCAACCTCTGGGTACCCCCAG GTGGGCACGTGGGACTTGATGAAGAG CTGTTGGACGGAGGGCTGCGAGAGCTTCAGGAGGAGACTGGACTACAGCTGCCCCACGGCCAGTTCTCTTGGGTCCCTCTGGGGTTATGGGAG TCTGCCTACCCTCCTAGGCTGAGCTGGGGTCTCCCCAGATACCATCACATCGTTCTCTATCTACTCGTGGTCTCCTGGGAGTCACAGCAGCAGCTGCAG GCCCGGATCCAACCAAACCCAAGTGAGGTGAGCGCCTTTATGTGGCTGGGACCAGAGATAGCAGCTGCCGTGGCTGCTGCAGAGGATGGGACAGAGACACTCACACATCTTCCCCGGGACCTACCACCCTCTGTCCT TGGAACTAGGGGAGGACAAAAGAGCTCGACCCCTGGCCTTGCCCACATCCACGCTGCTGCGGACGACCCCGACCACAGCAGAAGGCAACGAGAGGGTCAGCGCTGGGACCAAGTTTGCCCTCAGGCTCTGGCTGCAGCATCTGGGCAG ggcCTGCAAGCAAGAACGGAACCTGggaccccttcccccacttgccccAAACCAGGGATCTGGAGAGTGAGGTGTGGaactccctccccaacccccctccgAGACATTCACAGAACATTCACAACCTTTATTGTGGATAAGAACTTTGCTACAACTTtgggaataaaaagtaaaattacaacGTAG
- the NUDT17 gene encoding nucleoside diphosphate-linked moiety X motif 17 isoform X1: MAAARVLLLLSGRAESPSFAQSVCGLLGAGPGLGPWPTHCGLKRGRLVLSDGPFPGSSARLPLQRPPFCPFAALDQQLRTPGAELPSNRGVDLGVAVLLQSSDWSVLLTRRTRTLSVSPNLWVPPGGHVGLDEELLDGGLRELQEETGLQLPHGQFSWVPLGLWESAYPPRLSWGLPRYHHIVLYLLVVSWESQQQLQARIQPNPSEVSAFMWLGPEIAAAVAAAEDGTETLTHLPRDLPPSVLPLLPWREDSVKWAKPQGTAQTGAVTMQYSGTRGGQKSSTPGLAHIHAAADDPDHSRRQREGQRWDQVCPQALAAASGQGLQARTEPGTPSPTCPKPGIWRVRCGTPSPTPLRDIHRTFTTFIVDKNFATTLGIKSKITT, encoded by the exons ATGGCCGCCGCGCGGGTCCTGCTGCTCCTGTCCGGGCGCGCGGAGTCGCCGAGCTTCGCCCAGAGTGTGTGTGGCCTCCTGGGCGCCGGGCCAGGGCTCGGGCCGTGGCCCACGCACTGCGGCTTGAAGCGAGGACGACTCGTCCTCTCGGACGGGCCATTCCCTGGCTCCTCGGCCAGGCTTCCGCTCCAG cgACCCCCTTTCTGCCCTTTTGCGGCCCTGGACCAGCAGCTCAGGACTCCGGGGGCCGAGCTGCCCAGCAACCGAGGTGTGGATCTGGGTGTGGCCGTCCTTCTGCAGTCCAGCGACTGGTCTGTCTTGTTAACGCGCAGGACACGCACCCTCAGCGTTTCTCCCAACCTCTGGGTACCCCCAG GTGGGCACGTGGGACTTGATGAAGAG CTGTTGGACGGAGGGCTGCGAGAGCTTCAGGAGGAGACTGGACTACAGCTGCCCCACGGCCAGTTCTCTTGGGTCCCTCTGGGGTTATGGGAG TCTGCCTACCCTCCTAGGCTGAGCTGGGGTCTCCCCAGATACCATCACATCGTTCTCTATCTACTCGTGGTCTCCTGGGAGTCACAGCAGCAGCTGCAG GCCCGGATCCAACCAAACCCAAGTGAGGTGAGCGCCTTTATGTGGCTGGGACCAGAGATAGCAGCTGCCGTGGCTGCTGCAGAGGATGGGACAGAGACACTCACACATCTTCCCCGGGACCTACCACCCTCTGTCCT ccctctCCTGCCATGGCGGGAGGATTCGGTGAAGTGGGCTAAGCCACAAGGCACAGCCCAGACAGGAGCTGTCACCATGCAGTACAGTGGAACTAGGGGAGGACAAAAGAGCTCGACCCCTGGCCTTGCCCACATCCACGCTGCTGCGGACGACCCCGACCACAGCAGAAGGCAACGAGAGGGTCAGCGCTGGGACCAAGTTTGCCCTCAGGCTCTGGCTGCAGCATCTGGGCAG ggcCTGCAAGCAAGAACGGAACCTGggaccccttcccccacttgccccAAACCAGGGATCTGGAGAGTGAGGTGTGGaactccctccccaacccccctccgAGACATTCACAGAACATTCACAACCTTTATTGTGGATAAGAACTTTGCTACAACTTtgggaataaaaagtaaaattacaacGTAG
- the NUDT17 gene encoding nucleoside diphosphate-linked moiety X motif 17 isoform X6 yields the protein MAAARVLLLLSGRAESPSFAQSVCGLLGAGPGLGPWPTHCGLKRGRLVLSDGPFPGSSARLPLQRPPFCPFAALDQQLRTPGAELPSNRGVDLGVAVLLQSSDWSVLLTRRTRTLSVSPNLWVPPGGHVGLDEELLDGGLRELQEETGLQLPHGQFSWVPLGLWESAYPPRLSWGLPRYHHIVLYLLVVSWESQQQLQARIQPNPSEVSAFMWLGPEIAAAVAAAEDGTETLTHLPRDLPPSVLPDRSCHHAVQWN from the exons ATGGCCGCCGCGCGGGTCCTGCTGCTCCTGTCCGGGCGCGCGGAGTCGCCGAGCTTCGCCCAGAGTGTGTGTGGCCTCCTGGGCGCCGGGCCAGGGCTCGGGCCGTGGCCCACGCACTGCGGCTTGAAGCGAGGACGACTCGTCCTCTCGGACGGGCCATTCCCTGGCTCCTCGGCCAGGCTTCCGCTCCAG cgACCCCCTTTCTGCCCTTTTGCGGCCCTGGACCAGCAGCTCAGGACTCCGGGGGCCGAGCTGCCCAGCAACCGAGGTGTGGATCTGGGTGTGGCCGTCCTTCTGCAGTCCAGCGACTGGTCTGTCTTGTTAACGCGCAGGACACGCACCCTCAGCGTTTCTCCCAACCTCTGGGTACCCCCAG GTGGGCACGTGGGACTTGATGAAGAG CTGTTGGACGGAGGGCTGCGAGAGCTTCAGGAGGAGACTGGACTACAGCTGCCCCACGGCCAGTTCTCTTGGGTCCCTCTGGGGTTATGGGAG TCTGCCTACCCTCCTAGGCTGAGCTGGGGTCTCCCCAGATACCATCACATCGTTCTCTATCTACTCGTGGTCTCCTGGGAGTCACAGCAGCAGCTGCAG GCCCGGATCCAACCAAACCCAAGTGAGGTGAGCGCCTTTATGTGGCTGGGACCAGAGATAGCAGCTGCCGTGGCTGCTGCAGAGGATGGGACAGAGACACTCACACATCTTCCCCGGGACCTACCACCCTCTGTCCT CCCAGACAGGAGCTGTCACCATGCAGTACAGTGGAACTAG